The following proteins are co-located in the Candida dubliniensis CD36 chromosome 3, complete sequence genome:
- a CDS encoding choline kinase, putative (Similar to S. cerevisiae CKI1;~In S. cerevisiae: catalyzes the first step in the CDP-choline pathway phosphatidylcholine synthesis (Kennedy pathway)), translating to MMEISPANIKEQSQSRSRSRSRTRNSTANSRSTSATRRPSLSSSRRRSLSSSSLNRLTITTTQVDQERSVPSVHVYLDNSLPLDFFKQDIIALTKTLKISKWHKRQLTINNLNINRISGALTNAIYKIEYHDDLQNIHLPTLLLRVYGKNVDELIDRDNELAILIKLSQKRIGPRLLGIFSNGRFEQFLDGFLTLNKQQIRDEILSQMLGRRMKDLHYKIELDTKDYESTQPTCWNLIDKWLKLFEQELLPGYLQANYNLQDIFIVSFDQFKNIINKYKQWLFNKYDEKNFTNNYKFCHNDTQYGNLLLHESFNPQDILVSTSSSDTNNNIVDGEVTIKSTSNKKDTNLVVIDFEYSGANFPAYDIVNHFSEWMSDYHDPEKSYFIHQENYPNQLQQINLIKSYIEYDFQYPSSNLKTGQTPESLINNSTNPISIIQYEIEKLYNECIYWRATVQIFWCLWGLIQNGPLKKPINSNALSEQGINSTYNITIGDMENLEITDHNKEKQGSNINDGVIEEEAITSSDDDFDYLKYSNQKVALIFGDLIQFGIIDEKDVDEKYLSLIKYLDTKTFDI from the coding sequence ATGATGGAGATATCACCAGCTAATATTAAAGAACAATCACAATCACGATCAAGATCAAGATCAAGAACTAGAAATTCTACAGCAAATTCTCGATCAACTAGTGCCACAAGAAGACCTAGTTTATCTTCTAGTCGTAGAAGatcattatcttcatcttcattaaaTAGATTAACTATAACTACTACCCAGGTTGATCAAGAAAGATCTGTTCCTTCAGTCCATGTTTATTTAGATAATTCCTTACCAttagatttttttaaacaagATATTATTGCCTTAACTAaaactttgaaaattaGTAAATGGCATAAACGTCAATTAaccattaataatttgaatattaatAGAATTTCAGGGGCATTAACTAATGCTATATATAAGATTGAATATCATgatgatttacaaaatattcatttaccaacattattattacgAGTTTATGGTAAaaatgttgatgaattaattgatagagataatgaattagccattttaattaaattatctcaaaaaagaattggacCAAGATTATTAGGAATATTCAGTAATGGTagatttgaacaatttttaGATGGATTTCTTacattaaataaacaacaaattagAGATGAAATTCTTTCACAAATGTTGGGTAGAAGAATGAAAGATTTAcattataaaattgaattagatACTAAAGATTATGAATCAACTCAACCAACATGTTggaatttaattgataaatggTTAAAACTTTTTGAGCAAGAATTATTACCAGGATATTTACAAGCTAATTATAATCTTCAAgatatatttattgtttcatttgatcaattcaaaaatattatcaacaaatataaacaatggttatttaataaatatgatgaaaaaaatttcactaataattataaattttgtCATAATGATACTCAATATggaaatttattattacatGAATCATTTAATCCTCAAGATATACTTGTctcaacatcatcatcagatACTAATAACAATATCGTTGATGGTGAAGTTACTATTAAATCAACTTCTAATAAAAAAGACACTAATTTAGtagttattgattttgaatattctGGAGCTAATTTCCCTGCTTATGATATTGTTAATCATTTTTCAGAATGGATGTCTGATTATCATGATCCTGAAAAATCTTATTTCATTCATCAAGAAAATTATCCTAatcaattacaacaaattaatttaattaaatcatataTTGAATATGATTTCCAATATCcttcatcaaatttgaaaactgGACAAACTCCAGAaagtttaattaataattctactaatccaatatcaattattcaatatgaaattgaaaaattatataatgaaTGTATTTATTGGAGAGCTACGGTACAAATTTTTTGGTGTCTTTGGGGGTTAATTCAAAATGGTCCATTAAAAAAACCAATTAATTCTAATGCATTATCAGAACAAGGTATTAATTCAACTTATAATATTACTATTGGTGATATGGAAAATTTAGAAATAACTGATcataataaagaaaaacaagGTTCTAATATCAATGATGGTgtaattgaagaagaagcaatTACTTCTAGTGAcgatgattttgattatttgaaatattctAATCAAAAAGTAGCATTAATATTTGGtgatttaattcaatttggaattattgatgaaaaagatgtggatgaaaaatatttatctttaattaaatatcTTGATACTAAGACTTTTGATATTTAA
- a CDS encoding 60S ribosomal protein L8 (Similar to S. cerevisiae RPL8B) — MAPKGKKVAPAPLAAKSAKSAESKNPLFESTPKNFGIGQSIQPKRNLSRFVKWPEYVRLQRQKKILSLRLKVPPSIAQFSQTLDKNTAAQAFKLLNKYRPETSAEKKERLTKEAAAIAEGKTAKDVSPKPVVVKYGLNHVVSLIENKKAKLVLIANDVDPIELVVFLPALCKKMGVPYAIVKGKARLGTLVHKKTSAVAALTEVNSADEAELSKLVSTINANYIEKYEENRKHWGGGIMGSKANDKIAKKAKAAAAAVSTSN, encoded by the coding sequence atggCTCCAAAAGGTAAAAAGGTTGCTCCAGCTCCATTAGCTGCTAAATCCGCCAAATCTGCTGAATCCAAGAACCCATTGTTCGAATCCACACCAAAGAACTTTGGTATTGGACAATCCATTCaaccaaaaagaaacttgTCCAGATTTGTTAAATGGCCAGAATATGTCAGATTACAAagacaaaagaaaatcttGTCTTTGAGATTGAAAGTTCCACCATCTATTGCTCAATTTTCTCAAACTTTAGATAAAAACACTGCTGCTCAAGcttttaaattattgaacaaaTATAGACCAGAAACTTCTGctgaaaagaaagaaagattaaCTAAAGAAGCTGCTGCTATTGCTGAAGGTAAAACCGCTAAAGATGTTTCACCAAAACCAGTTGTTGTCAAATACGGTTTAAACCATGTTGtttctttaattgaaaacaaaaaagcTAAATTAGTTTTGATTGCCAATGATGTTGACCCAATTGAATTGGTTGTCTTTTTACCAGCTTTATGTAAGAAAATGGGTGTTCCATACGCCATTGTGAAAGGTAAGGCTAGATTAGGTACTTTGGTTCACAAGAAAACTTCAGCCGTTGCTGCTTTAACTGAAGTTAACTCTGCTGATGAAGCTGAATTATCTAAATTAGTCTCTACCATCAACGCCAACTACATTGAAAAATACGAAGAAAACAGAAAACACTGGGGTGGTGGTATCATGGGTTCTAAAGCTAATGATAAAATCGCTAAAAAGGCTAaagctgctgctgctgctgtttCTACTTCTAACTAA
- a CDS encoding sugar transporter, putative (Similar to S. cerevisiae STL1), producing the protein MSYERIENIDNPFNDGNNTDNASTLFVVAEDDNATTTTPKNNNDNLGFQETSSQDVTTVTSSSSSSSNSNNNHFGIPSNNNEISQKPTTNHSEFKDTQTDDEEDDMFEPIQFKNSDDEDEDGSSSDINSFTDNFGNSYHNIDFDNKRYTCKLNFKGKRLVYFTSGFVSLFVSLFGYSQGVVSSLLAFDTFNGYFHQPSAAIIGIVISIQEIGAMISSIMVAKLSDKFGRKRTLLLGTFIFMIGGSLQAFCPNIFILAIGRVFSGMGVGILSTIVPSYQCEISPSEERGKLVCGEFTGNITGYALSVWVGYFSYFIQNIGDAREKPYSFIANLSWRLPLFIQVAIAFILFLGGFFIVESPRWLLDNDMDQQGFHVLALLYDSHKDSTKPKSEFFMIKNSILQERITTPKSQRTWKHLLTRYKIRVFVACSSLIFAQFNGINIISYYAPLVFEQAGFDNANALLMTGINGIIYLLSTIPTWFLVDSWGRRPILITSGIAMAICLFLVAAFMHINKSYTPSVVAVFVIIYNASFGFGFGPIPFLLSSESYPLSVRSKGASLAVSCNWFSNFVVGLMTPILKQEIKWAMYLFPASSCVLSVIVVLLFYPETKGVELEDISRIFDEFYATSPTKRVKIKGLRKRKGKRKGEKHKARYNPLSGGGSGTTSTAAEFNNDQDAFEMRALNEFDFESDNDDDINISSTRRQML; encoded by the coding sequence ATGTCATatgaaagaattgaaaatattgataatccATTTAATGATGGGAATAATACTGATAATGCATCAACACTTTTCGTGGTAGCAGAAGATGATAatgctactactaccacacctaaaaacaacaatgacAACCTTGGTTTCCAAGAAACATCTAGTCAAGATGTTACTACTGTTACTTCATCTTCACTGTCACTGTCAAATAGCAACAATAATCATTTTGGTATACCAAgtaacaataatgaaatttctCAAAAACCAACAACCAATCATAGTGAATTTAAAGATACCCAgactgatgatgaagaggaCGATATGTTTGaaccaattcaattcaaaaatagTGATGACGAAGATGAGGACGGCTCATCTTCAGATATAAATTCATTTACGGACAATTTTGGAAATAGTTAtcataatattgattttgataataaacgATACACttgtaaattaaattttaaaGGTAAACGATTAGTTTATTTTACTTCAGGATTTGTTAGTTTATTTGTTAGTTTATTTGGTTATTCTCAAGGAGTTGTTTCTTCACTTTTAGCATTTGATACATTTAATGGATATTTCCATCAACCTAGTGCTGctattattggtattgtaatatcaattcaagaaattgGTGCTATGATAAGTTCAATTATGGTAGCCAAATTGTCGGATAAATTTGGAAGGAAAAGaactttattattaggaacatttatatttatgatTGGTGGTTCTTTACAAGCTTTTTGTCctaatatatttattttagcCATTGGTAGAGTTTTTTCTGGGATGGGAGTTGGAATATTATCTACCATTGTTCCATCTTATCAATGTGAAATTAGTCCTAGTGAAGAAAGAGGTAAATTAGTTTGTGGAGAATTTACTGGTAATATAACTGGTTATGCATTAAGTGTATGGGTAGGATATTTCTcatattttattcaaaatattggTGATGCTCGTGAGAAACCTTATTCATTTATAGCAAATTTAAGTTGGAGATTAcctttatttattcaagTTGCTATTgcatttatattatttcttggtggatttttcattgttgaaTCACCTCGTTGGTTATTAGATAATGATATGGATCAACAAGGATTCCATGTATTAGCATTATTATATGATTCTCATAAAGATtcaacaaaaccaaaatcagAATTTTTTATGATTAAAAATTCTATATTACAAGAAAGAATAACTACTCCAAAACTGCAAAGAACTTGGAAACATTTATTAACACGTTATAAAATTAGAGTATTTGTTGCTTGTTCTTCATTAATCTTCGCTCAATTTAATGgtataaatattatttcttATTATGCTCCTTTAGTATTTGAACAAGCAGGGTTTGATAATGCTAATGCATTATTAATGACAGGTATAAATGgtatcatttatttattatcaactaTACCTACTTGGTTTTTAGTAGATTCATGGGGTAGAAGACCAATTTTAATAACTAGTGGTATAGCAATGGccatttgtttatttcttGTCGCTGCTTTTATGcatataaataaatcatatACTCCATCGGTAGTGGCAgtatttgttattatttataatgCATCATTTGGGTTTGGATTTGGTCCTATACCATTTTTATTGCTGAGTGAATCTTATCCATTATCAGTACGGTCAAAGGGAGCATCATTAGCTGTTTCATGTAATTGGTTTAGTAATTTTGTTGTCGGATTAATGACACCAAtattaaaacaagaaattaaatggGCAATGTATTTATTTCCTGCTAGTTCTTGTGTTTTGAGTGTTATTgttgtgttgttgttttatcCAGAAACAAAAGGTGTGGAATTAGAAGATATTAGTAGaatatttgatgaattttatGCTACTAGTCCAACTAAAAGAGTTAAAATTAAAGGATTAAGAAAACGTAAAGGTAAAAGAAAGGGTGAAAAGCATAAAGCAAGATATAATCCATtaagtggtggtggtagtggtacGACTAGTACTGCTGCTgaattcaataatgatCAAGATGCATTTGAAATGAGAGCattgaatgaatttgattttgaaagtgataatgatgatgatataaatattaGTAGTACTAGACGACAAATGTTATAG
- a CDS encoding elongation of fatty acids protein, putative (Similar to S. cerevisiae ELO1) gives MLAKFKSPNAEVWKTFPPFDTPIPSSPFDNEILKKIYYTSMNVTTPLTIAIIYFTSVHFINSIIRNKQIVKYNKTKTETTTKIDITKLEDKKLQKILPTVPNPIAKTSIFKIFVLLHNILLCLYSVWTFLGILHTITTTMNLFEGNFFQSLVNSNNYQTKKLDSFIHSVCDPKIGIFSRLLTNEQGLHNLEIFGWWFYISKFYEVLDTVIILLKGRPSSLLQSYHHAGAMMCMWAGIRYQSPPIWIFVVFNSFIHSLMYFYFSLNCLKITVPNFFKRILTTMQITQFIVGGSIAILHSFVWIVDTSHVINPDNLKWVSCISTPDQALPILINVLYLLPLTALFTAFYIESYLKKKSA, from the coding sequence ATGTTAgcaaaattcaaatcaccAAATGCTGAAGTATGGAAAACTTTCCCACCATTTGATACTCCAATTCCTTCAAGTccatttgataatgaaattttaaagaaaatatattataCTTCAATGAATGTAACTACTCCTTTAACCATTGccattatttattttacttCAGTTCATTtcataaattcaattattagaaataaacaaattgtcaaatataataaaacaaaaactgaAACAACTACCAAAATCGATATAACTAAATTGGAAgataaaaaattacaaaaaattttacCAACGGTTCCTAATCCAATTGCTAAAacttcaattttcaaaatatttgttttattacaTAACATTTTGTTGTGTTTATATTCTGTTTGGACATTTTTAGGTATATTACatactattactactacaatgaatttatttgaagggaattttttccaatctttagttaatagtaataattatcaaactAAAAAATTGGATAGTTTTATTCATTCAGTATGTGATCCAAAAATTGGGATTTTTTCAAGACTTTTAACCAATGAACAAGGGTTACATAATTTAGAAATATTTGGTTGGTGGTTTtatatttccaaattttaTGAAGTTTTAGATACCgtgattattttattaaaaggTCGTCCAAGTTCACTTTTACAAAGTTATCATCATGCTGGAGCAATGATGTGTATGTGGGCTGGTATAAGATATCAATCACCACCAATTTGGATTTTTGTGgtatttaattcatttattcattcattaatgtatttttatttttcattaaattgtttaaaaattaCTGTgcccaatttttttaaaagaattttaaCAACTATGCAAATCACTCAATTTATTGTTGGAGGTTCAATTGCTATATTACATTCATTTGTTTGGATTGTTGATACTAGTCATGTCATTAATCctgataatttgaaatggGTTAGTTGTATAAGTACTCCAGATCAAGCATTACctattttaattaatgttctttatttattaccattaaCTGCATTATTCACTGCTTTCTATATTGAAagttatttgaaaaaaaaatctgcATAA
- a CDS encoding vesicular transport protein, putative (Similar to S. cerevisiae USO1) — MSFSAYVIIIGCAIGSIYYYFKNLELANLRDDHAKLASHIETIQRNLDTNRDKLQQVEKLNAELIAKSKTSASIETRAIAENKANQEKLQLQLKDLTKKYNELIEEKTKLETEYQEKQLRTISEHNEKVKELQLSKASYEDEIKNKLEKTFDFKLNTAIEQVVAERDLQIQQLTDELSEVKGTLNQEITHHNESNATNERKISELQHLKDETEKKYNEQAVLYDKLQLVNKLQSEENEQNVKEIAAKDEEVESLQKKLKEMNSDFIQVTKDLKESRENIVEIENAAKDLKLSQELLHKHLSSEKDLKTELVAKVEKLEKDITSKQLVIDEQDKKLSLIEQPLLVLEDYLEVLKETDDSFPHSLLDHEDGVSKSVDNNSDVDEETFDDNVFSAKSIGVLSLAHKYIDILRQKTINKRQLLEQQNKDIEDYKQQLMKVNTNNVVLGCEIISNLQILQQELEAKDKDNKVNQKIDEIKNIVNSFTSPVDPNEVVKEEDNTETSQENKIIVNETEDSSISKDQDTAAESSTDVISNTDDIDNSTTAETPLTESEKDTVSETLDTTTTNNDGDVSQLDDRKPIVSSGSFDEQIDTKTEESLRELKNLNKLSDTFEIKNSVTQSSLANTTSDEPEKVQLEEISKELKNENEEKESEKDSKSTPSDIVIDKSEPVKTSDDLLDERKEVKGDKTQSHNEFQKETKHDTAIDSHNEVKEKVKDNSTVVPKVIEPHTEAEKETQSDTTHESKSTETNNEAENEETKSDATAEPLEETKRDTATEPKVTESFDESKEDKTEAVKISNDASKIEAKPVETEIVESKKVEPLVDDIKDKGKTEEKSGSKEPKVDQKLETVLDHELDKESKIDDYKHQEKELLQKKEPFEDEKQIKEEEAPKIEAPSKIDKTTEVTTPFKDEKPSKVENDKDEVKNDTVSKDDSIVKPSIIAKEDKDGVEEVKSKSGEDKDQGKDKNDNDKDNEEEDKCDNVNQDEDNKLKNKVENNNDEDIDKDIVIVDKEKDDKEGDKEKEKDVEDDKDDKDDNKVVNADDDDKEVDNEEDDTDNDNDNNTLKTPFDFEASPSPSPSISSQSSQSQKSSPSKKNKKKGKKKNKTTF; from the coding sequence ATGTCGTTTTCTGCATATGTTATAATCATTGGTTGTGCCATTGGTAGTATCTACTATTATTTCAAGAACCTTGAATTAGCAAATTTACGAGATGATCATGCTAAATTGGCATCTCATATAGAAACTATACAAAGGAATTTAGATACTAATCGTGATAAATTACAacaagttgaaaaattaaacgCTGAATTAATTgccaaatcaaaaacttCAGCGTCAATTGAAACTCGAGCTATTGCTGAAAATAAAGctaatcaagaaaaattacaattgcaattgaaagatttaactaaaaaatataatgaattgattgaagagAAAACTAAATTAGAAACTGAATATCAAGAAAAGCAACTTCGTACTATTTCTGAACATAATGAGAAGGTTAAAGAATTACAATTATCAAAGGCATCATATGAagatgaaatcaaaaataaattggagaaaacatttgattttaaattaaatactGCCATTGAACAAGTAGTAGCAGAAAGAGATTTACAAATACAACAATTAACTGATGAATTAAGTGAAGTTAAGGGAACATTGAATCAAGAGATAACACATCATAATGAATCTAATGCAACCAATGAACGCAAAATCTCGGAATTACAACACTTGAAAGATGAAActgaaaagaaatataacGAACAAGCTGTTTTATATGATAAATTACAATTAGTCAATAAATTACAATCTGAAGAGAATGAACAAAATGTTAAAGAAATAGCTGctaaagatgaagaagtaGAATCAttacaaaagaaattgaaggaAATGAATTCTGATTTCATTCAAGTAACtaaagatttgaaagaatcaagggaaaatattgttgaaattgaaaatgctgctaaagatttgaaattaagtCAAGAATTATTACATAAACATTTGTCACTGgaaaaagatttgaaaactgAACTTGTGgcaaaagttgaaaaattagagAAAGATATAACTTCTAAACAACTTGTAATAGATGAACAAGACAAGAAATTATCATTGATTGAACAACCTTTGTTGGTTTTAGAAGATTATCTTGAAGTTTTGAAAGAGACAGATGATAGTTTCCCTCATTCGTTATTAGACCATGAAGATGGCGTTTCAAAATCTGTTGACAACAATTCagatgttgatgaagaaaccTTTGATGACAATGTATTTTCtgcaaaatcaattggagTTTTATCCTTGGCACACAAGTACATTGATATATTAAGACAAAAGACTATTAATAAACGTCAATTActtgaacaacaaaataaagACATTGAAGATtataaacaacaattaatgaaaGTAAATACAAATAATGTTGTTTTAGGTTGTGAAATTATTTCTAATTTACAAATCTTACAACAGGAACTTGAAGCCAAAGATAAAGACAATAAAgtgaatcaaaaaattgatgaaattaagAATATTGTCAATAGTTTCACATCGCCAGTTGATCCAAATGAAGTTgtgaaagaagaagataataCTGAGACTTcacaagaaaataaaattatagTTAATGAAACTGAAGATTCAAGCATTTCAAAAGATCAAGATACTGCCGCTGAGAGCTCAACAGATGTTATTTCTAATactgatgatattgataacTCTACAACTGCTGAAACACCATTGACAGAACTGGAAAAAGATACCGTTTCCGAAACACTTGATACAACCACCACTAATAATGATGGCGATGTTTCTCAATTAGACGACAGAAAACCAATTGTGTCATCTGGATCATTTGatgaacaaattgataCAAAAACTGAAGAGAGTTTAcgtgaattgaaaaatctcAATAAACTTTCTGAtacttttgaaattaagAATTCTGTAACCCAATCTTCTTTGGCAAATACTACCAGTGATGAACCAGAAAAGGTCCAACTTGAAGAAATTTCTAAAGAGTTAAAGAAcgaaaatgaagaaaaggAATCTGAAAAAGACAGTAAACTGACACCATCAgatattgttattgataaGAGTGAACCTGTTAAAACTCTGGATGATTTATTGGATGAGAGAAAGGAAGTCAAAGGTGATAAGACTCAATCTCATAATGAATTCCAAAAGGAGACTAAGCATGATACAGCCATTGATTCACATAATGAAGTCAAAGAGAAAGTCAAGGATAATTCAACTGTTGTACCTAAAGTAATTGAACCACATACAGAAgctgaaaaagaaacccAAAGTGATACAACTCATGAATCCAAACTGACTgaaacaaataatgaagCCGAAAATGAGGAAACTAAGAGTGATGCAACTGCTGAACCACTTGAAGAAACCAAGAGGGATACTGCTACTGAACCTAAAGTAACTGaatcatttgatgaatCTAAGGAAGATAAAACAGAAGCAGTAAAGATTTCGAATGATGcatcaaaaattgaagcAAAACCTGTCGAAACTGAGATTGTTGAAAGTAAAAAAGTGGAACCTTTGGTTGACGATATCAAAGATAAAGGTAAAACTGAAGAGAAATCGGGAAGTAAAGAACCTAAGGTTGACCAGAAATTGGAAACTGTTTTGGATCATGAACTTGATAAAGAGTCTAAAATAGATGATTATAAACATCAAGAGAAAGAGTTGttacaaaagaaagagccatttgaagatgaaaaacaaatcaaagaagaagaggcGCCTAAAATTGAAGCTCCATCCAAAATAGATAAGACAACTGAGGTTACAACCCCATTCAAAGATGAGAAGCCATCTAAGGTTGAAAATGACAAAGATGAAGTTAAGAATGATACTGTTTCTAAAGATGATTCTATTGTTAAACCTAGTATAATTGCTAAAGAAGATAAAGATGGTGTTGAAGAAGTGAAAAGTAAGAGTGGTGAAGATAAAGATCAGGGCAAGGATAAGAATGATAACGACAAGGACAACGAGGAAGAAGATAAGTGTGACAATGTGAATCAAGACGAGGATAATAAACTCAAAAATAAAGTTGAGAATAATAACGATGAAGATATCGATAAGGACATTGTTATTGTAGACAAGGAAAAAGATGACAAAGAGGgagacaaagaaaaagaaaaagacgttgaagatgataaaGATGACAAAGACGATAATAAGGTTGTTAATGCAGATGACGACGACAAAGAAGTTGACAATGAAGAAGACGACactgataatgataacGATAATAACACTTTAAAAACaccatttgattttgaagcTAGTCCTTCTCCAAGTCCAAGTATTAGTTCACAATCATCTCAATCTCAAAAATCTTCACCactgaaaaagaataaaaagaaaggtaaaaagaagaataaaacCACATTTTAG
- the SAP3 gene encoding aspartyl protease, putative, whose translation MFLKNIFITLAIALLVDAIPTTSKSKNSPGFVALNFDVIKTHKNVTGQQGNGKVTHKVNAANVKRQTVPVTLLNEQVSYASDITVGSNNQKLTVVIDTGSSDLWVPDTDVSCQTSYEGQDPNFCKDYGTYSPSSSSSSQDLNNPFSIEYGDGTTSQGTWYKDTIGFGGISITKQEFADVTSTSVDQGILGIGYQSHEAEGYYDNVPVTLKKQGIIAKNAYSLYLNSRQSASGQIIFGGVDNAKYSGSLITLPTTSNSELRIHLNTVTVAGQSINADVVVLLDSGTTISYLQQGVADQVISAFNGQETYDANGNLFYLVDCNLSGSVEFAFDKNAKISVPASEFTAPLYSSDGQVYDQCQLLFGTSDYNILGDNFLRSAYIVYDLDDNEISLAQVKYTTASNIAALT comes from the coding sequence atgtttttaaaaaatatctttattaCTCTTGCTATTGCTTTATTAGTTGATGCTATTCCAACaacttcaaaatcaaaaaattctcCTGGATTTGTTGCTTTAAATTTTGATGTTATCAAGACTCATAAAAATGTAACTGGTCAACAAGGAAACGGTAAAGTCACCCACAAAGTTAATGCTGCCAATGTTAAAAGACAAACTGTTCCAGTTACTTTATTGAATGAACAAGTGAGTTATGCTTCTGATATTACTGTTGgttcaaataatcaaaaattaactgttgttattgataCTGGATCATCTGATTTATGGGTTCCTGATACTGATGTTTCATGTCAAACTTCATATGAAGGTCAAGATCCAAATTTTTGTAAAGATTATGGTACTTATTCACCAAGTTCTTCAAGTAGTTCTcaagatttaaataatccTTTTAGTATTGAATATGGTGATGGAACTACATCTCAAGGTACTTGGTATAAAGATACCATTGGATTTGGTGGGATTTCTATTACTAAACAAGAATTTGCTGATGTCACTAGTACTTCAGTTGATCAAGGAATTTTAGGTATTGGTTATCAATCTCATGAAGCCGAAGGTTATTATGATAATGTTCCTGTTACTTTAAAAAAGCAAGGAATTATTGCTAAAAATGCTTATTCTCTTTATCTTAATTCAAGACAATCAGCTAGTGgacaaattatttttggtgGAGTTGATAATGCTAAATATAGTGGTTCATTAATTACTTTACCAACTACTTCAAATAGTGAATTAAGAATTCATTTGAATACTGTCACGGTTGCTGGACAATCCATTAATgctgatgttgttgttttattggATTCAGGTACTACCATTAGTTATTTGCAACAAGGGGTTGCTGATCAAGTGATTAGTGCTTTTAATGGTCAAGAAACTTATGATGCTAATGGTAATCTTTTCTATCTTGTTGATTGTAATTTATCAGGATCAGTTGAGTTTgcttttgataaaaatgcCAAAATTTCTGTTCCAGCTTCTGAATTTACTGCTCCATTATATTCTTCTGATGGTCAAGTTTATGATCAATGTCAACTTCTTTTCGGTACCAGTGATTACAACATTCTtggtgataattttttgagATCAGCTTATATTGTTTATGATTtggatgataatgaaatttcCTTGGCCCAAGTTAAATACACTACTGCTTCCAACATTGCTGCTCTCACTTAG